A single genomic interval of Patescibacteria group bacterium harbors:
- a CDS encoding restriction endonuclease, whose translation MTKIITVEYFKKYRQELGFTNQGAAKDFFAAKDITPVVDFNYINFLNKRLFEIVNKLNEIVDQSLKIENVASFCKENIGVVFQKLKNNNIIPRLNNQGRRPEEVYFSWVRGFVISNYFLGALSVIFGVRIEDIYSIGDDDLAKIETFKRTPKADLEISLKNIGKIRLEIQSGFQGINDIKQHKVLEAKRIFAEKGISSIAIHFDLFNGQVAFVKLDGVEDDNTNWITRQQMEGQTVLNIDQNYFVWKLTEKPPKFTDLNFD comes from the coding sequence ATGACGAAGATAATCACAGTCGAATATTTTAAAAAATATAGGCAAGAGCTTGGATTTACAAATCAGGGTGCCGCAAAAGACTTTTTCGCCGCAAAAGACATCACACCGGTCGTCGATTTCAATTACATTAATTTTCTCAATAAGCGACTATTTGAAATAGTAAATAAACTTAACGAGATTGTCGACCAGTCGCTCAAAATCGAAAATGTAGCATCTTTTTGTAAAGAAAATATAGGTGTTGTTTTTCAGAAATTGAAAAATAATAACATTATTCCGCGTCTCAATAATCAGGGCAGGCGACCTGAGGAGGTTTATTTTTCTTGGGTGCGCGGTTTTGTTATCTCGAATTATTTCTTGGGTGCACTGTCAGTTATTTTCGGCGTCAGGATTGAAGATATTTATTCGATTGGGGATGACGATTTAGCCAAGATCGAAACCTTCAAAAGAACGCCAAAAGCAGATTTAGAAATTAGTCTAAAAAATATTGGAAAAATCAGATTGGAAATCCAGTCTGGTTTTCAGGGCATAAACGACATCAAGCAACACAAAGTCTTAGAAGCGAAAAGAATTTTCGCAGAAAAAGGGATTTCGTCCATCGCTATTCATTTTGATTTATTCAACGGACAAGTTGCTTTTGTTAAGCTGGACGGAGTCGAAGACGATAATACCAATTGGATCACAAGACAACAAATGGAAGGGCAAACAGTTTTAAATATCGATCAAAATTATTTTGTGTGGAAGTTGACGGAAAAACCACCGAAATTTACAGATTTAAATTTCGACTGA
- a CDS encoding NGG1p interacting factor NIF3 — protein MQLQKFYETAIATGRSADPRPQSEIDRQLAEEKKVYDKLDKKEREFFDTERLKNPYADTRILHGDPKTEIKKIAVGIDFEAVEILLVHELNKSGAKIDLALSHHPEGIALAKLDSVMRLQEDLYAEAGVPVNVIEKLMDKETARVLRSIHPVNHQKNIDIARALKIPYACTHTVADNLAYRFVEKLMAKKKPRTLGEIIDVLLEEPEFAESARRGVPPLAFVGSKSSKAGKIAVSGFTGGTSGSAEVYESLKHAGIGTEIAMHMRPDAQKEAEKHHINVLIAGHIASDSLGMNLLLDEIQKAGVKEIVALGGFTRFSRR, from the coding sequence ATGCAACTTCAAAAATTTTACGAGACTGCCATCGCCACCGGTCGCTCCGCCGACCCGCGCCCGCAGTCCGAAATCGACCGCCAGCTCGCGGAAGAGAAAAAAGTCTACGATAAGCTCGACAAAAAAGAGCGCGAATTTTTCGACACCGAACGCCTCAAAAATCCCTACGCGGACACGCGCATTCTCCATGGCGATCCGAAGACTGAGATCAAAAAAATTGCCGTGGGAATCGACTTCGAAGCGGTGGAAATTTTGCTCGTCCACGAATTAAACAAATCCGGCGCCAAGATCGACCTCGCACTCTCGCATCATCCGGAGGGAATCGCGCTCGCGAAGCTCGACAGCGTGATGCGCCTGCAAGAGGATCTCTATGCCGAGGCGGGTGTGCCGGTCAATGTCATCGAAAAATTAATGGACAAAGAAACGGCGCGCGTTCTGCGCAGCATTCATCCGGTCAATCACCAAAAAAATATCGACATCGCGCGCGCGCTCAAAATTCCTTACGCCTGCACACACACCGTCGCGGACAATCTCGCCTACCGCTTCGTCGAGAAATTAATGGCGAAGAAAAAACCGCGTACGCTCGGTGAGATCATCGATGTCCTGCTGGAGGAGCCGGAATTCGCTGAGTCTGCCCGCCGCGGCGTACCGCCGCTCGCTTTCGTCGGCAGCAAAAGCTCCAAAGCCGGCAAAATCGCCGTCTCGGGCTTCACGGGTGGGACGAGTGGCTCGGCTGAAGTCTACGAATCACTGAAGCACGCGGGCATCGGCACGGAAATCGCGATGCACATGCGTCCGGACGCACAGAAAGAAGCGGAAAAACACCACATCAATGTCTTGATCGCCGGACACATCGCGAGTGATTCGCTCGGCATGAATCTATTGCTGGATGAAATCCAAAAAGCCGGCGTGAAAGAAATCGTCGCGCTTGGTGGATTCACGCGCTTCTCGCGAAGATAA
- a CDS encoding vitamin K epoxide reductase family protein, producing MLPIQILAGLGLALSLYTLYLHWKLKRDAKYKAVCDLSDRMSCMKSIRSAEGKIFGIPNGVYGIGFYAAIFLATLPPLQAYLAPLAVLGVIFSLYFAYQLYFKVKTICVVCTAIYLVNLLLLVFAWAK from the coding sequence ATGCTTCCCATCCAAATTCTCGCCGGACTGGGTTTGGCGCTCTCGCTTTACACTTTGTATTTGCATTGGAAATTGAAACGCGACGCCAAGTACAAAGCCGTCTGCGACCTGAGTGACCGGATGTCTTGCATGAAGAGCATTCGCAGCGCAGAGGGCAAAATCTTCGGCATCCCAAATGGCGTTTACGGCATTGGTTTCTACGCAGCAATTTTCCTCGCCACGCTGCCGCCGCTCCAAGCCTACCTCGCGCCGCTCGCTGTGCTCGGCGTGATTTTTTCCCTGTATTTCGCATACCAGCTTTATTTCAAGGTCAAAACAATTTGCGTCGTCTGCACTGCCATTTACCTGGTGAACCTCCTGCTGCTCGTCTTCGCCTGGGCAAAATAA
- a CDS encoding DNA cytosine methyltransferase: MAKKIKVVDLFSGVGGLSFGFARDDDYQIIAANEILPDMARAYELNHPGVKMYCKDIKNFGLKDLQKDFNLKKGEIDLVVGGPPCQAYSTVGKRLIDDPRGKLFQEYHRVLKEIQPKAFLFENVKGLLSMQGGELFKTILDLFESLGYRVEYKVLNSADFGVPQIRERVIIFGTKLNRKFNYPEPTHCNSNFEVSLFNRNLKPYLTIAEAINDLPFISSGAESFEYSSSPQNEFQKSMRKNSPKILMDHNAPKNNAKLVKIMQCLPDGGTPADLPQEMRPTSGFKNTYCRLWWNRPSPTITRNLSTPSSSRCIHPKAPRPLTTREGARLQCFPDDYIFYGSRSSRNLQIGNAVPTFLSIALKDAIKDHFQEQLVFELNSGIFRSRSKSSSVQVLA, encoded by the coding sequence ATGGCAAAAAAAATCAAAGTTGTCGATTTATTCTCTGGGGTTGGTGGGCTAAGTTTTGGTTTTGCCCGAGACGATGACTATCAAATTATCGCAGCGAACGAGATTTTGCCGGATATGGCGCGAGCCTACGAGCTGAATCATCCTGGAGTCAAAATGTATTGTAAGGATATTAAAAATTTCGGCCTAAAAGACTTGCAAAAGGATTTTAATTTAAAAAAAGGTGAGATTGATTTGGTCGTCGGTGGTCCGCCCTGCCAGGCGTATTCGACTGTTGGCAAAAGACTGATTGATGATCCGCGCGGCAAATTATTTCAGGAGTACCACCGAGTTTTGAAGGAAATCCAGCCGAAGGCGTTCTTATTTGAGAATGTAAAAGGTTTGCTTTCGATGCAAGGAGGAGAACTATTTAAAACTATTTTGGATTTGTTTGAGTCGTTGGGTTATCGAGTTGAATATAAAGTTTTGAATTCGGCTGATTTTGGCGTCCCGCAAATTCGCGAAAGGGTTATTATTTTTGGGACGAAACTAAATCGAAAATTTAATTATCCTGAGCCGACTCATTGTAATTCTAATTTTGAGGTTAGTCTTTTTAATCGCAATTTAAAGCCTTATTTGACAATAGCAGAGGCGATTAATGATTTACCTTTTATTAGCAGTGGAGCAGAAAGTTTCGAATATTCAAGCTCACCTCAAAATGAATTTCAAAAGTCGATGCGGAAAAATTCCCCCAAGATATTAATGGATCACAACGCGCCGAAGAATAATGCCAAGCTAGTAAAAATCATGCAATGCTTGCCTGACGGAGGGACGCCTGCAGACTTACCGCAAGAAATGCGACCGACTAGTGGATTCAAAAATACTTATTGCCGACTTTGGTGGAACCGACCGAGTCCGACAATTACTCGGAATTTGAGTACACCGTCATCTTCGCGCTGTATTCATCCGAAGGCTCCTCGCCCGCTCACGACGCGGGAAGGCGCGAGGCTGCAGTGTTTTCCAGATGATTATATTTTTTATGGATCTCGTAGTTCCAGGAATTTACAAATTGGCAATGCTGTGCCAACTTTTCTCTCGATTGCCCTGAAAGATGCGATTAAAGATCATTTTCAAGAACAGTTAGTTTTTGAATTAAATTCAGGCATTTTTCGCTCACGCTCAAAATCGTCGTCTGTCCAAGTACTTGCATGA